The following are encoded in a window of Vigna unguiculata cultivar IT97K-499-35 chromosome 8, ASM411807v1, whole genome shotgun sequence genomic DNA:
- the LOC114193900 gene encoding polyadenylate-binding protein 2-like isoform X2, translating into MAQIQAPQHQSPVSAPPNGVAPAPNSNQFVTTSLYVGDLDQNVNDSQLYDLFNQVGQVVSVRVCRDLTTRRSLGYGYVNYSSPQDAARALDVLNFTPLNNKSIRIMYSHRDPSIRKSGTANIFIKNLDKAIDHKALHDTFSSFGHILSCKIATDGSGLSKGYGFVQFDNEESAQNAIDKLNGMLINDKQVYVGPFLRKQDRENALSKTKFNNVYVKNLSDSTTDEELKKIFGEYGTITSAVVMRDADGKSKCFGFVNFENPDDAAKAVEGLNGKKFDEKDWYVGKAQKKSERELELKGRFEQSIKEAADKFQGVNLYLKNLDDTISDENLKEMFSEFGTISSYKVMRDPNGISRGSGFVAFSTPEEASRALAEMNGKMIAGKPLYVALAQRKEERRARLQMRPVAITPSVAPRMPLYPPGAPGLGQQFLYGQGPPAMIPPQAGFGYQQQLVPGMRPGGGPMPSFFVPLVQQGQQGQRPGGRRGAGPVQQPQQPVPMMQQQMLPRGRVYRYPPGRNMQDVPLPGVAGGMMSVPYDMGGLPIRDAVGQPMPIQALATALANAPPEQQRTMLGEALYPLVDQLEHDAAAKVTGMLLEMDQPEVLHLIESPDALKAKVAEAMDVLRNVTQQQTNPADQLASLSLNDNLVS; encoded by the exons ATGGCGCAGATTCAGGCACCGCAGCATCAGAGTCCAGTTTCGGCTCCCCCAAACGGCGTCGCACCAGCGCCAAACTCGAACCAGTTCGTGACGACGTCGTTGTACGTAGGCGATCTTGACCAGAATGTCAACGACTCGCAGCTCTACGATCTGTTCAACCAGGTCGGACAAGTCGTTTCGGTTCGTGTTTGCAGGGACTTGACAACGCGTCGTTCACTCGGCTATGGCTATGTCAATTACAGTAGTCCTCAGGATG CGGCGAGGGCATTGGATGTACTGAATTTCACTCCACTGAACAACAAATCTATTAGGATCATGTATTCTCATCGGGATCCTAGTATTCGGAAGAGTGGTACTGCGAATATTTTTATCAAg AATTTGGATAAGGCTATTGACCACAAGGCCTTGCATgatactttttcttcttttggacACATTCTTTCTTGCAAAATAGCAACTGATGGTTCTGGCCTGTCTAAAGGTTATGGATTTGTTCAATTTGACAATGAAGAGTCTGCACAGAATGCTATTGACAAGTTAAACGGCATGCTGATCAATGATAAGCAGGTCTATGTAGGTCCTTTCCTGCGAAAGCAAGATAGAGAGAATGCTCTCAGTAAGACAAAATTCAATAATGTCTATGTGAAAAACCTATCAGATTCAACCACAGATGAAGAGTTGAAGAAAATTTTTGGAGAATATGGTACCATTACTAGTGCTGTAGTAATGAGAGATGCGGATGGTAAATCTAAGTGTTTTGGTTTCGTCAATTTTGAAAACCCAGACGATGCTGCCAAAGCTGTTGAGGGGCTTAATGGGAAGAAATTTGATGAGAAGGATTGGTATGTTGGAAAAGCCCAGAAAAAATCTGAGCGTGAACTTGAATTGAAAGGAAGGTTTGAGCAGAGTATAAAGGAAGCTGCTGACAAATTTCAGGGTGTGAACCTGTATCTGAAGAACTTGGATGATACTATTAGTGATGAAAATCTTAAAGAAATGTTTTCTGAGTTTGGGACAATATCTTCATACAAG GTAATGCGAGACCCGAATGGAATTAGTAGAGGATCCGGATTTGTTGCATTTTCAACTCCTGAAGAAGCATCTCGTGCT CTTGCTGAGATGAATGGTAAAATGATTGCTGGAAAGCCTCTCTATGTTGCCCTGGCACAGAggaaagaagagagaagagcAAGGTTACAG ATGAGGCCTGTTGCAATTACGCCATCTGTGGCACCTCGTATGCCTCTCTATCCTCCTGGTGCTCCTGGACTAGGACAACAATTTTTGTATGGGCAAGGACCACCAGCCATGATTCCTCCCCAA GCTGGATTTGGTTACCAGCAGCAGCTAGTTCCTGGAATGAGGCCTGGTGGCGGTCCAATGCCTAGCTTCTTTGTTCCTCTGGTTCAGCAGGGACAGCAAGGCCAGCGCCCTGGTGGTCGCCGTGGAGCAGGTCCTGTTCAACAACCTCAACAGCCAGTGCCAATGATGCAGCAGCAG ATGCTTCCAAGGGGACGAGTCTATCGTTACCCTCCTGGCCGCAACATGCAAGATGTCCCACTCCCAGGTGTTGCTGGTGGGATGATGTCTGTCCCTTACGACATGGGTGGTCTTCCAATCCGTGATGCTGTGGGACAGCCAATGCCTATTCAAGCTCTGGCTACGGCCCTTGCAAATGCCCCACCTGAACAGCAGAGGACT ATGCTGGGTGAAGCTTTATATCCTCTGGTTGATCAGCTGGAACATGACGCTGCAGCAAAGGTTACTGGCATGCTTTTGGAGATGGACCAGCCTGAAGTGCTTCATCTGATCGAGTCACCGGATGCTCTGAAGGCGAAAGTTGCTGAAGCCATGGATGTGTTGAGAAATGTTACTCAGCAGCAGACCAACCCTGCTGATCAACTTGCCTCACTCTCTCTCAATGACAATCTTGTCTCTTAG
- the LOC114193900 gene encoding polyadenylate-binding protein 2-like isoform X1, translating into MAQIQAPQHQSPVSAPPNGVAPAPNSNQFVTTSLYVGDLDQNVNDSQLYDLFNQVGQVVSVRVCRDLTTRRSLGYGYVNYSSPQDAARALDVLNFTPLNNKSIRIMYSHRDPSIRKSGTANIFIKNLDKAIDHKALHDTFSSFGHILSCKIATDGSGLSKGYGFVQFDNEESAQNAIDKLNGMLINDKQVYVGPFLRKQDRENALSKTKFNNVYVKNLSDSTTDEELKKIFGEYGTITSAVVMRDADGKSKCFGFVNFENPDDAAKAVEGLNGKKFDEKDWYVGKAQKKSERELELKGRFEQSIKEAADKFQGVNLYLKNLDDTISDENLKEMFSEFGTISSYKVMRDPNGISRGSGFVAFSTPEEASRALAEMNGKMIAGKPLYVALAQRKEERRARLQAQFSQMRPVAITPSVAPRMPLYPPGAPGLGQQFLYGQGPPAMIPPQAGFGYQQQLVPGMRPGGGPMPSFFVPLVQQGQQGQRPGGRRGAGPVQQPQQPVPMMQQQMLPRGRVYRYPPGRNMQDVPLPGVAGGMMSVPYDMGGLPIRDAVGQPMPIQALATALANAPPEQQRTMLGEALYPLVDQLEHDAAAKVTGMLLEMDQPEVLHLIESPDALKAKVAEAMDVLRNVTQQQTNPADQLASLSLNDNLVS; encoded by the exons ATGGCGCAGATTCAGGCACCGCAGCATCAGAGTCCAGTTTCGGCTCCCCCAAACGGCGTCGCACCAGCGCCAAACTCGAACCAGTTCGTGACGACGTCGTTGTACGTAGGCGATCTTGACCAGAATGTCAACGACTCGCAGCTCTACGATCTGTTCAACCAGGTCGGACAAGTCGTTTCGGTTCGTGTTTGCAGGGACTTGACAACGCGTCGTTCACTCGGCTATGGCTATGTCAATTACAGTAGTCCTCAGGATG CGGCGAGGGCATTGGATGTACTGAATTTCACTCCACTGAACAACAAATCTATTAGGATCATGTATTCTCATCGGGATCCTAGTATTCGGAAGAGTGGTACTGCGAATATTTTTATCAAg AATTTGGATAAGGCTATTGACCACAAGGCCTTGCATgatactttttcttcttttggacACATTCTTTCTTGCAAAATAGCAACTGATGGTTCTGGCCTGTCTAAAGGTTATGGATTTGTTCAATTTGACAATGAAGAGTCTGCACAGAATGCTATTGACAAGTTAAACGGCATGCTGATCAATGATAAGCAGGTCTATGTAGGTCCTTTCCTGCGAAAGCAAGATAGAGAGAATGCTCTCAGTAAGACAAAATTCAATAATGTCTATGTGAAAAACCTATCAGATTCAACCACAGATGAAGAGTTGAAGAAAATTTTTGGAGAATATGGTACCATTACTAGTGCTGTAGTAATGAGAGATGCGGATGGTAAATCTAAGTGTTTTGGTTTCGTCAATTTTGAAAACCCAGACGATGCTGCCAAAGCTGTTGAGGGGCTTAATGGGAAGAAATTTGATGAGAAGGATTGGTATGTTGGAAAAGCCCAGAAAAAATCTGAGCGTGAACTTGAATTGAAAGGAAGGTTTGAGCAGAGTATAAAGGAAGCTGCTGACAAATTTCAGGGTGTGAACCTGTATCTGAAGAACTTGGATGATACTATTAGTGATGAAAATCTTAAAGAAATGTTTTCTGAGTTTGGGACAATATCTTCATACAAG GTAATGCGAGACCCGAATGGAATTAGTAGAGGATCCGGATTTGTTGCATTTTCAACTCCTGAAGAAGCATCTCGTGCT CTTGCTGAGATGAATGGTAAAATGATTGCTGGAAAGCCTCTCTATGTTGCCCTGGCACAGAggaaagaagagagaagagcAAGGTTACAG GCACAATTTTCACAGATGAGGCCTGTTGCAATTACGCCATCTGTGGCACCTCGTATGCCTCTCTATCCTCCTGGTGCTCCTGGACTAGGACAACAATTTTTGTATGGGCAAGGACCACCAGCCATGATTCCTCCCCAA GCTGGATTTGGTTACCAGCAGCAGCTAGTTCCTGGAATGAGGCCTGGTGGCGGTCCAATGCCTAGCTTCTTTGTTCCTCTGGTTCAGCAGGGACAGCAAGGCCAGCGCCCTGGTGGTCGCCGTGGAGCAGGTCCTGTTCAACAACCTCAACAGCCAGTGCCAATGATGCAGCAGCAG ATGCTTCCAAGGGGACGAGTCTATCGTTACCCTCCTGGCCGCAACATGCAAGATGTCCCACTCCCAGGTGTTGCTGGTGGGATGATGTCTGTCCCTTACGACATGGGTGGTCTTCCAATCCGTGATGCTGTGGGACAGCCAATGCCTATTCAAGCTCTGGCTACGGCCCTTGCAAATGCCCCACCTGAACAGCAGAGGACT ATGCTGGGTGAAGCTTTATATCCTCTGGTTGATCAGCTGGAACATGACGCTGCAGCAAAGGTTACTGGCATGCTTTTGGAGATGGACCAGCCTGAAGTGCTTCATCTGATCGAGTCACCGGATGCTCTGAAGGCGAAAGTTGCTGAAGCCATGGATGTGTTGAGAAATGTTACTCAGCAGCAGACCAACCCTGCTGATCAACTTGCCTCACTCTCTCTCAATGACAATCTTGTCTCTTAG